The genomic segment aatgtgtaaaaatataaCTTCTtagttgtaaatattttaaaaagtgtaaaattTTGCTACAAGATTTTTAAAAGACATAAAAATGTTGTCTTCATACAAATCTTTCTTATTATGCCCTTTTTCATCCATAGTTTAAACCCCATGTCGCTTTTAGCGGGACTGAAATTATTATTTCCATTCCCCCTTATATAAGGGGGACCGGAGGAtgtgctccaactatagggggatcacactcctcagcctcccggggaaagtctatgccagggtactggagaggaggatccggccaatggttgaacctaggatccagggTGAACAATGTGGTTTGCGTCCgggccgtggtacactggaccagctctataccctcatcAGGGTGCTCGgggggttcatgggagtatgctcaACCAgttcacatgtgttttgtggacttggagaaggcattcgatcgTGTCCcccattctgtggagggtgctcgggGAGTATAGGGTCAGAGGCGATCTGTTGAGGgccgtctcgtccctgtatgaacagagtaggagtctggtacgcattgccagcaataagtcagatttgtttccagtgcatgttggactctggcagagctgccccttgtcaccaattctatttataatttttatggacagaaaatGTCCAGTTTGGGGAACACAGGagttcatctctgttattcgcagatgatgttgttctgttgggttcatcgaacatggaccttcagcatgcactggggcagtttgctgccgagtgtgacacgGCTGGGATGAGattcagcacctccaagtccgaggccatggtgctccaccggaaaaaggtggtttgccatctccaggttggaggaaagtccttaccccaggtggaggagtttaagtatctcggcgttttgttcacgagtgagggaaggatggaacgtgagatgaCAGGCGGATTTGTGCAGCGgtagcagtaatgcggtcaatgtaccggtccgttgtggtgaagaaggagctgagccaaaaggcaaagctctcgatttaccggtcaatctacgttcctactctcacctatggtcatgagctttggatcatgacagAAAGGAAAAAATCTCGGATACAatcggccgaaatgagtttccttcggaGGGTGGCAGGgagcactcttatggatagggtgaggagctctgacacccgggagctcggagtagagtcgctgctcctccacatcgagtgAAGTCagttgaggtggctcgggcatctgtttcggatgcctcctggacgcccacctagggaggtgttccaggcatgtcccaccgggaggcggCCTCAGGGAAggcccaggacacgctggagggactatgtctctcggctggcctgggaacgcctcgggatgcccccggaggagctggaggaagtgtctggggatagggaagtctagggttctctcctaagactgctgcccccgcgacccggccccggaaaagcggcagaagatgaaagaatgaatgaatgaatgaatgaatgaatgaatgaatgaatgaatgaatgaatgaatgaaattattattGCCCCAAATAGTGGAAAAGCAAGacgaaattaaattttattagtaGTTTGTGTTTGCCAAAATTAATTggataatttaatttattttttattgattttatgccGTTTCTTTCATCAATGCTagtttttatttatgaataaaaacttcaatataaaataaacaaggtTGTCTAGACCTGGGGtgcccaaagtttttttttttcttatatgaagggttaaaaaccaaacttgactgagggTGGTGAGCCCAAGCTAAATATATCAAAGtctattatataaatgtattaaatataaagaaaaaaaatctttaattttactaattatatatatatttatctatattaCACTTTATAATGTACTTCTTGgcagcatgatggctcagtgattagcaatggcgcctcacagcaagaaggtcactagttcgagtcccagctgttctccttgtgttggcatgggtttccttcgggtgctccggtttcccccacagtccaaacatatgcgctataggtgaattagatgaactaatttggccatagtgtctgagtgtgtgtgaatatgagtgtgtttgtgtttcccagtactgggttgtggctggaagggcatccgctgcacaaagcatatgctggaatagttgacggttcattccactgtggtgaccccagataaataagctAAGCTGTGAGCTgagagaaaattaatgaatgaactactTAATAAAACCATAAAAATCTAGTTTATAATACaatggaatgttttttttatttgatagtgATACATATGTGTCCTACTAGTGTTTTTACCAacgtgccacacacacacacacacacatatatatatatatatatatatatatatatatatatatatatatatatatatatatatatatatgaatagtaTTCTTCAAAAACACTACAATGTTAACCATAAATAGGTCTACTATAGTATGTTTTCATTTGTCTCttatttcagtgtttgttttttaaaattttatatattttttaatttccattcaaaaactatttttattagatttactataataacatttgtttttatttaacgaTGTATTTCTGTGTTATTTCCCCCCGCAGGTCGATCTGTAAATCCTACATGAGGAACTCTGTTGGCTGTATCCTGATGTTTGACGTGTCTCAGCGGAAGTCCTTTGAGCATGTTTCCCTCTGGCATCAGGAAGTGCTGGATTACGTGAAGCCAAACCCGATGATATTCCTGCTGGTGGCTCATAAAAGTGACCTGGCCGTGTGCAGAGAGGTCAGAAAGAGTGAAGGAGAAGCTCTGGCTGAGAAACTCAACATGCTGGCCTATCTGGAGGTATCCACAAAAGACTACATTAACGTCAGCGAGGCGTTCGAGACTCTGACCACGGGAATATATCAGCAGTTCCAGAAAGGCGAAATCTCCGTTCGTGATGACTGGCACGGTTTAACGGTTGGGACTTCTGTTAAAAACGAGAAAACCGTGACAAAAAAGTCTGCCTGCTGCAACTGTGGATGAATCTAAAACACTGGACACTCCTGGAGAGAGTATTGTAGTCTAAACAATGATGTTTACCAGTGTTTTACACAGTATGTAAGCTCAAACAGCACTGAACGCCATGTAACTTTAGGTAAAGGGGATCAACTATTGGAGATAATCATTAGTTTATGAATGAACAATCTATAAAagattgacttttttttaacagtgtggtaAATCATGCTAGAAGCATGGTAAAAGTATGGTAAATCATGTTAGAAGTTGTTAGAAGTGTGGTAAATCATGCTAGAACCATGGCAGTGTGGtaaatcatgttagaaacatactaacaatgtGATATATCATGCTAGAAACAGGCTAGCAGTTTGGTAATCATGCTAGACACATTCTAACAGTGTGGTAAATTTTGCTCAAAACATGCTAACAGTATGGTAAATCTTGTTAGAAGTctgttaaatcatgctagaacCATGGTAGTGTGGTAAATCAGGGTAAAACCATACtaatcctgctgaaaaatccagcttaaaccaacctaggctggttggctggttttagctggtcaaccagcctggttttaaaggggttttggctacttccatgctggtttccagccatttccagcctggtctggtcaggctgggagatgaccagcttgaccagcctagccaagcttgtccagcttaaactaggctggtcaagctggttttagatggtcactttccagcctgaccagctaagaccaggctggaaatggctggaaacctggaaatggccaaaacccctcttaaagcaggctggtcaaccagctaaaaccagccaaccagcctaggctggtttaagctggattttcagcAGAGAACAATGTGATAtaccatgctagaaacatgctagcagttTGGTAGTCATGCTAGGTTGGTAATCATGCCAGACATATTGTAGCAGTgtgctaaatcatgttagaagCATACTAACAATGTGATATATCATGCAAGAAACAGGTTAGCAGTTGGATAATCATTCTAGACATATTCTAACAGTGTGGTAAATCTTGTTAGAAGCCTGCTAGCAGTGTGGTAAACGtgttagaaacatactaacagtTAATCATATTAGAAACATGTTACCATTGTGGTAATCATAGTACTAGAAATGTGCCAGCAGTGTGGTGATAATGCCCAAAACATACTAGCAATGTGATAtaccatgctagaaacatgctagcagttTGGTAGTCATGCTAGGTTGGTAATCATGCCAGACATATTGTAGCAGTgtgctaaatcatgttagaagCATACTAACAATGTGATATATCATGCAAGAAACAGGTTAGCAGTTGGATAATCATTCTAGACATATTCTAACAGTGTGGTAAATCTTGTTAGAAGCCTGCTAGCAGTGTGGTAAACGtgttagaaacatactaacagtTAATCATATTAGAAACATGTTACCATTGTGGTAATCATAGTACTAGAAATGTGCCAGCAGTGTGGTGATAATGCCCAAAACATACTAGCAATGTGATAtaccatgctagaaacatgctagcagttTGGTAGTCATGCTAGGTTGGTAATCATGCCAGACATATTGTAGCAGTgtgctaaatcatgttagaagCATACTAACAATGTGATATATCATGCAAGAAACAGGTTAGCAGTTGGATAATCATTCTAGACATATTCTAACAGTGTGGTAAATCTTGTTAGAAGCCTGCTAGCAGTGTGGTAAACGtgttagaaacatactaacagtTAATCATATTAGAAACATGTTACCATTGTGGTAATCATAGTACTAGAAATGTGCCAGCAGTGTGGTGATAATGCCCAAAACATACTAGCAATGTGATAtaccatgctagaaacatgctagcagttTGGTAGTCATGCTAGGTTGGTAATCATGCCAGACATATTGTAGCAGTgtgctaaatcatgttagaagCATACTAACAATGTGATATATCATGCAAGAAACAGCTTAGCAGTTGGATAATCATTCTAGACATATTCTAACAGTGTGGTAAATCTTGTTAGAATGCTAGCAGTGTGGTAAACGTGTTAGAAACATTCTAACAGTTAATCATATTAGAAACATGTTACCATTGTGGTAATCATAGTACTAGAAATGTGCTAGCAGTGTGGTGATAATGCCCAAAATATagtagccctgctgaaaaatccagcttaaaccagcctaagctggttggctggttttagctggttgaccagcctggttttagaggggttttggccatttccagcctggtcttagctggtcagactcgaaaatgaccagctaaatccagcttgaccagcctggtttaagctggacatagctggttttggatggactcccagcctggctatgctggtcaagctggtcatctcccgcacgcacacacacacgcacgcacgcacgcgcgcgcgcgcgcacacacacacacacacacacacacacacacacacacacacacacacacacacacacacacacacacacacacacacacacacacagagagagggaGATTAAAAAGCCATGCCCGCAAA from the Danio rerio strain Tuebingen ecotype United States chromosome 17, GRCz12tu, whole genome shotgun sequence genome contains:
- the LOC100330257 gene encoding ras-related protein Rab-39A produces the protein MEVPWNFRFGIVILGDSFVGKSSLLHRFTEGTFEESRQSPLGIDFKVHNMKIEPNVLIKLLLWDTAGQERFRSICKSYMRNSVGCILMFDVSQRKSFEHVSLWHQEVLDYVKPNPMIFLLVAHKSDLAVCREVRKSEGEALAEKLNMLAYLEVSTKDYINVSEAFETLTTGIYQQFQKGEISVRDDWHGLTVGTSVKNEKTVTKKSACCNCG